The Micromonospora sp. NBC_00421 genome contains a region encoding:
- a CDS encoding cellulase family glycosylhydrolase — MKKRLSVAGVALLTVLAAVFAFGQPAQAAAGFSVSGGKLYDANGNEFIMRGVNHAHTWYPQQTTSFANIKALGANTVRVVLASGDRWTKNTAADVSNVISLCKANKLICVLEVHDTTGYGEQAGAITLDRAVDYWLSIASALQGQERYVIVNIGNEPYGNQGYATWATDNANAIKRLRAGGIAHTIMVDAPNWGQDWSFTMRDNAAGVFAADPQKNTVFSIHMYGVFDTAAEISDYLGRFRTAKLPIVVGEFGFDHSDGNPDEDTILSYTQANGIGYLGWSWSGNGGGVEYLDMTTNFNPAALTTWGQRIFNGANGIKATSKEASVYSGTTPTTPPTTPPTTPPTTPPTTPPTTTPPTTPPVTTPPATGGCTATYAITGSWQGGFQGEVRVTAGNAAISGWTTKWTFANGQTVNQSWNATLSSSGSTVTARNVDYNGRLGAGASTAFGFIGSWNGSNPAPTVTCTAS, encoded by the coding sequence ATGAAGAAGCGACTTTCCGTCGCCGGCGTCGCCCTGCTCACCGTGCTCGCCGCCGTGTTCGCCTTCGGGCAACCGGCCCAGGCCGCGGCCGGCTTCTCGGTCTCCGGTGGCAAGCTCTACGACGCCAACGGCAACGAGTTCATCATGCGTGGCGTCAACCACGCCCACACCTGGTACCCGCAGCAGACCACCTCCTTCGCCAACATCAAGGCGCTCGGCGCGAACACCGTGCGGGTGGTGCTGGCCAGCGGTGACCGCTGGACCAAGAACACCGCCGCCGACGTCAGCAACGTCATCTCGCTCTGCAAGGCCAACAAGCTGATCTGCGTGCTCGAGGTGCACGACACCACCGGCTACGGCGAGCAGGCCGGGGCGATCACCCTGGACCGGGCGGTCGACTACTGGTTGAGCATCGCCAGCGCCCTCCAGGGCCAGGAGCGGTACGTCATCGTCAACATCGGCAACGAGCCGTACGGCAACCAGGGCTACGCCACCTGGGCCACCGACAACGCCAACGCGATCAAGCGGCTGCGCGCCGGCGGCATCGCCCACACGATCATGGTGGACGCGCCGAACTGGGGTCAGGACTGGTCGTTCACCATGCGGGACAACGCGGCAGGCGTGTTCGCCGCCGACCCGCAGAAGAACACGGTCTTCTCCATCCACATGTACGGCGTCTTCGACACCGCCGCCGAGATCAGCGACTACCTGGGCCGGTTCCGCACGGCCAAGCTGCCGATCGTGGTGGGCGAGTTCGGCTTCGACCACTCCGACGGCAACCCCGACGAGGACACCATCCTGTCCTACACCCAGGCCAACGGGATCGGCTACCTCGGCTGGTCGTGGAGCGGCAACGGTGGCGGCGTGGAGTACCTCGACATGACCACCAACTTCAACCCGGCCGCCCTGACCACCTGGGGCCAGCGGATCTTCAACGGTGCCAACGGCATCAAGGCGACGTCGAAGGAGGCGTCGGTCTACTCCGGCACCACCCCGACCACCCCGCCGACCACGCCGCCCACCACCCCGCCGACGACTCCACCGACCACCCCGCCGACCACGACCCCGCCGACCACCCCGCCCGTCACGACTCCGCCGGCGACCGGTGGCTGCACGGCGACCTACGCGATCACCGGTTCGTGGCAGGGCGGTTTCCAGGGTGAGGTCAGGGTGACCGCCGGCAACGCGGCCATCAGCGGCTGGACCACGAAGTGGACCTTCGCCAACGGCCAGACCGTCAACCAATCCTGGAACGCCACGCTGAGCAGCAGCGGCAGCACCGTGACCGCCCGCAACGTCGACTACAACGGCCGGCTCGGCGCCGGCGCCAGCACCGCCTTCGGCTTCATCGGCAGCTGGAACGGCAGCAACCCGGCCCCCACGGTGACCTGCACCGCGAGCTGA
- a CDS encoding carbohydrate ABC transporter permease yields the protein MSTSTTTRPQASGPASKPAPRRPPLRPARVVLHLFLGTVAVGWLFPILWAVLTSLRSYAYTAANGYVSLGGWTFDNYVTAWRTAEFGKHFLNSVYITVPAVLLTLFLASCVAFVIARFSWKLNIVLLGLFTAANLLPQQALLIPLFRIFTQVPLPEFMSDSELLYDSYWGLILVNVAFQCGFCVFVLSNYMKALPRDLYEAAMVDGASIWRQYWQVTMPLCRPALAALATLEVTWIYNEFFWATVLMRTGDKFPVTSSLNNLRGEFFTDNNLVSAGSVLVAIPTLVIFFLLQKQFVKGLTLGASKG from the coding sequence ATGAGCACGTCGACCACGACCCGTCCGCAGGCGTCGGGGCCGGCATCGAAGCCGGCCCCGCGTCGACCGCCGCTGCGCCCCGCCCGGGTGGTGCTGCACCTGTTCCTCGGCACGGTCGCGGTCGGCTGGCTGTTCCCGATCCTCTGGGCGGTGCTGACCTCGCTGCGCTCGTACGCCTACACCGCCGCCAACGGGTACGTCTCGCTCGGCGGGTGGACGTTCGACAACTACGTCACCGCCTGGCGGACCGCCGAGTTCGGCAAGCACTTCCTCAACTCGGTCTACATCACCGTCCCGGCGGTGCTGCTGACCCTCTTCCTCGCCTCCTGCGTGGCGTTCGTGATCGCCCGGTTCTCCTGGAAGCTCAACATCGTCCTGCTCGGGCTCTTCACCGCCGCCAACCTGCTGCCCCAGCAGGCGCTGCTGATCCCGCTGTTCCGGATCTTCACGCAGGTGCCGCTGCCGGAGTTCATGAGCGACTCGGAACTGCTCTACGACAGCTACTGGGGGCTGATCCTGGTCAACGTCGCCTTCCAGTGCGGCTTCTGCGTCTTCGTGCTGAGCAACTACATGAAGGCGCTGCCCCGCGACCTCTACGAGGCGGCAATGGTGGACGGGGCGAGCATCTGGCGGCAGTACTGGCAGGTGACCATGCCGCTGTGCCGGCCGGCGCTGGCGGCCCTGGCCACCCTGGAGGTGACCTGGATCTACAACGAGTTCTTCTGGGCCACCGTGCTGATGCGTACCGGCGACAAGTTCCCGGTCACCAGCTCGCTGAACAACCTGCGCGGCGAGTTCTTCACCGACAACAACCTGGTGTCGGCCGGCTCGGTGCTTGTCGCCATCCCCACCCTGGTGATCTTCTTCCTGTTGCAGAAGCAGTTCGTCAAGGGCCTGACGCTGGGAGCGTCCAAAGGCTGA
- a CDS encoding alpha-galactosidase, with protein sequence MTDPTVIHLRRGRTSLVLDARGPGLPRIVHWGDDLGPLPADDLPALVDATVPPVVPSSFDAPTVLSLLPEASAGWSGRPGLAGHRAGRDWSTAFHLDNLDVDDPGTDNGTARASVRATDPGAGLTLTVEITLDPAGVLTVRHRLRNDAEKPYEVRELTPVLPVPPVATELLDLTGRWCRERAPQRHPWPQGAWVREGRHGRTGHDATLLLVAGTAGFGFGHGEVWAVHTAWSGDHVTAAERRPTGESTLGGGELLAPGEIVLGPGDEYATPLLYAAHSTTGLDGLSDVLHTHLRARPEHPRTPRPVTLNVWEAVYFDHDLDRLRALADRAAEVGVERFVLDDGWFTNRRHDRAGLGDWQVDADVWPTGLAPLVDHVRGHGMQFGLWVEPEMVNPDSDLFRAHPDWVLTTPGRLPLPWRHQQVLDLAHPAAYAHLLDRLDALLTEHPGIDYLKWDHNRDLTEAGHAGRPGVHAQTLAAYRLLDELRARHPHLEIESCSSGGARVDLEILRRTDRVWASDCNDALERLSIQRWTGLLLPPELVGTHIGPERSHTTGRVHALGFRAVTALFGHHGIEWDIVAISDVERAELAGWVALHKRLRPLLHTGRVIRLDHPDPAVQAHGVVAHDRSRAVYAVSRLATSATQTPGPVRLPGLDPTRRYAVRPAEGVPEPATLQITEPRWLPGVTLGGSVLATVGLQLPALHPEQALLLEVDAVD encoded by the coding sequence ATGACCGATCCGACCGTGATCCACCTGCGCCGGGGCCGCACCAGCCTGGTGCTCGACGCACGCGGCCCGGGGCTGCCCCGGATCGTCCACTGGGGGGACGACCTCGGTCCGCTGCCCGCCGACGACCTGCCGGCCCTGGTCGACGCCACCGTGCCGCCGGTGGTGCCGAGCAGCTTCGACGCGCCGACCGTGCTGTCCCTGCTGCCCGAGGCGAGCGCCGGCTGGAGCGGCCGGCCCGGTCTCGCCGGCCACCGCGCCGGCCGCGACTGGTCCACCGCCTTCCACCTCGACAACCTCGACGTCGACGACCCCGGCACCGACAACGGCACGGCGCGGGCGAGCGTGCGGGCGACCGACCCGGGCGCGGGGTTGACCCTGACCGTCGAGATCACCCTCGACCCGGCCGGGGTGTTGACCGTGCGGCACCGGCTGCGCAACGACGCCGAGAAACCCTACGAGGTACGCGAGCTGACGCCGGTGCTGCCGGTGCCACCGGTCGCCACCGAACTGCTCGACCTGACCGGGCGCTGGTGCCGCGAACGCGCGCCGCAACGGCACCCGTGGCCGCAGGGCGCCTGGGTCCGCGAGGGCCGGCACGGCCGTACCGGGCACGACGCCACCCTGCTGCTCGTCGCCGGCACCGCCGGATTCGGCTTCGGCCACGGCGAGGTGTGGGCGGTGCACACCGCGTGGAGCGGTGACCATGTGACCGCCGCCGAACGCCGGCCGACCGGGGAGTCCACCCTGGGCGGCGGGGAACTGCTCGCCCCCGGCGAGATCGTCCTCGGCCCCGGCGACGAGTACGCCACCCCGCTGCTCTACGCGGCGCACTCCACCACCGGGCTGGACGGGCTCAGCGACGTGCTGCACACCCACCTGCGCGCCCGCCCGGAGCACCCCCGCACGCCGCGCCCGGTCACCCTCAACGTCTGGGAGGCGGTCTACTTCGACCACGACCTGGACCGGCTGCGGGCGCTCGCCGACCGGGCCGCCGAGGTGGGGGTCGAGCGGTTCGTCCTCGACGACGGCTGGTTCACCAATCGCCGGCACGACCGGGCCGGCCTGGGCGACTGGCAGGTCGACGCCGACGTCTGGCCCACCGGGCTGGCACCCCTCGTCGACCACGTACGCGGGCACGGCATGCAGTTCGGGCTCTGGGTCGAGCCGGAGATGGTCAACCCCGACTCCGACCTGTTCCGCGCCCACCCCGACTGGGTGCTCACCACGCCCGGCCGGCTGCCCCTGCCGTGGCGGCATCAGCAGGTGCTGGACCTGGCCCACCCGGCGGCGTACGCACACCTGCTCGACCGGCTCGACGCGCTGCTTACCGAACACCCCGGGATCGACTATCTCAAGTGGGACCACAACCGGGACCTCACCGAGGCCGGGCACGCCGGTCGGCCCGGGGTGCACGCGCAGACCCTGGCGGCCTACCGGCTCCTCGACGAGTTGCGCGCCCGGCACCCGCACCTGGAGATCGAGAGCTGCTCGTCCGGCGGGGCCCGGGTCGACCTGGAGATCCTGCGGCGTACCGACCGGGTCTGGGCCAGCGACTGCAACGACGCCCTGGAACGGCTGTCGATCCAACGCTGGACCGGCCTGCTGCTGCCCCCGGAGCTGGTCGGCACGCACATCGGCCCGGAGCGCTCGCACACCACCGGCCGGGTGCACGCCCTGGGCTTCCGGGCGGTCACCGCGCTCTTCGGCCATCACGGCATCGAGTGGGACATCGTCGCGATCAGCGATGTCGAACGGGCCGAGCTGGCCGGCTGGGTGGCCCTGCACAAGCGGCTCCGGCCGCTGCTGCACACCGGCCGGGTGATCCGGCTCGACCACCCGGACCCGGCCGTCCAGGCGCACGGCGTGGTCGCCCACGACCGCTCCCGCGCGGTGTACGCGGTGTCCCGGCTGGCCACCTCCGCCACGCAGACCCCCGGCCCGGTCCGGCTGCCCGGTCTCGACCCGACCCGCCGGTACGCCGTCCGACCCGCCGAGGGGGTGCCGGAGCCGGCGACGTTGCAGATCACCGAACCCCGCTGGCTGCCCGGCGTGACGCTGGGCGGGTCGGTGCTGGCGACGGTGGGCCTGCAACTGCCCGCCCTGCACCCGGAGCAGGCGCTGCTCCTGGAGGTCGACGCCGTCGACTGA